Proteins encoded by one window of Mesorhizobium sp. INR15:
- the carB gene encoding carbamoyl-phosphate synthase large subunit has protein sequence MPRRTDIKSILIIGAGPIVIGQACEFDYSGTQACKALKEEGFRVILVNSNPATIMTDPELADATYIEPITPEVVAKIIAKERPDALLPTMGGQTALNTALSLRRMGVLDRYNVEMIGADAHAIDKAEDRALFREAMHKIGLETPKSMLANATDVKNADRKTHEAERAAVKAEAPADLDAALDALETRWNLGEGDRKQRYISHGMAIAAQALDHVGLPAIIRPSFTMGGTGGGIAYNRAEFYEIVQSGLDASPTTEVLIEESVLGWKEYEMEVVRDKADNCIIVCSIENIDPMGVHTGDSITVAPALTLTDKEYQMMRNASIAVLREIGVETGGSNVQFAVNPADGRLVVIEMNPRVSRSSALASKATGFPIAKIAAKLAVGYTLDELENDITGGATPASFEPSIDYVVTKIPRFAFEKFPGAEPVLTTAMKSVGEVMAIGRTFQESLQKALRGLETGLTGLDEIEIPGLGHALGDSPDDRNAIRAALGTPTPDRLRMVAQAIRMGTSLEDVHAMCKIDPWFLEQIAGIVAMEARIREHGIPQDAVNLRMLKAMGFSDARLASLTKTDAEVIQKIREKLDVHPVYKRIDTCAAEFASPTAYMYSTYEVPFAGSLANEAHVSDRKKVVILGGGPNRIGQGIEFDYCCCHAAFALRDAGYEAIMINCNPETVSTDYDTSDRLYFESLTAEDVLEILRTEQTSGELVGVIVQFGGQTPLKLADALEKAGIPILGTSPDMIDLAEDRDRFQKLLHKLNLSQPKNGIAYSVEQARLVAGELGFPLVVRPSYVLGGRAMQIIYNEGMLQTYLLDTVPGLVPEDIKQKYPNDKTGQINTLLGKNPLLFDTYLSGAIEVDVDCLCDGKATFVSGILEHIEEAGIHSGDSACSLPVHSLPSDLVDELERQTAALARALNVGGLMNVQYAIKDGTVYVLEVNPRASRTVPFVAKTVGRPIAKIAARIMAGETLEDAFAHYGPMPDPRNPGHIAVKEAVFPFARFPGVDILLGPEMRSTGEVMGLDRDFALAFAKSQLGAGVDLPRSGTLFVSVRDEDKAGILPAVKRLAGLGFKVLATSGTQRFLAENGVDAQKINKVLEGRPHIEDAIRNRQVQIVFNTTDGQKAVSDSKSLRRATLMQKVPYYTTLSGAAAVAEAIAALKAGSLEVRPLQEYFA, from the coding sequence ATGCCAAGACGCACTGACATCAAGTCGATCCTGATCATCGGGGCCGGCCCCATTGTCATCGGCCAGGCCTGCGAGTTCGACTATTCCGGCACGCAGGCCTGCAAGGCGCTGAAGGAGGAAGGCTTCCGCGTCATCCTGGTCAATTCCAACCCGGCCACGATCATGACCGACCCGGAACTGGCCGACGCCACTTATATCGAGCCGATCACGCCCGAAGTGGTGGCCAAGATCATCGCCAAGGAGCGGCCCGACGCGCTGCTGCCGACCATGGGCGGCCAGACCGCGCTCAACACCGCTCTGTCGCTGCGCCGCATGGGCGTGCTCGACCGCTACAATGTCGAGATGATCGGCGCCGATGCGCATGCCATCGACAAGGCCGAGGACCGGGCCCTGTTTCGCGAGGCGATGCACAAGATCGGCCTGGAAACGCCGAAGTCGATGCTGGCCAACGCCACCGACGTCAAGAACGCCGACCGCAAGACACATGAGGCCGAGCGCGCCGCCGTCAAGGCCGAGGCGCCCGCCGATCTCGACGCCGCGCTCGATGCGCTGGAAACCCGCTGGAACCTCGGTGAAGGCGACCGCAAGCAGCGCTACATCAGCCATGGCATGGCGATTGCCGCCCAGGCACTTGACCATGTCGGCCTGCCCGCCATCATCCGCCCGTCCTTCACCATGGGGGGTACCGGCGGCGGCATCGCCTATAACCGCGCCGAATTCTACGAGATCGTGCAGTCCGGCCTCGACGCCTCGCCGACCACCGAAGTGCTGATCGAGGAAAGCGTGCTTGGCTGGAAGGAGTATGAGATGGAGGTTGTCCGCGACAAGGCGGACAATTGCATCATCGTCTGCTCGATCGAGAACATCGACCCGATGGGCGTGCACACCGGCGATAGCATCACCGTCGCCCCTGCCCTGACCTTGACCGACAAAGAATACCAGATGATGCGCAACGCCTCGATCGCGGTGCTGCGCGAGATCGGCGTCGAGACCGGCGGCTCCAACGTGCAGTTCGCGGTCAATCCGGCCGATGGCCGCCTCGTCGTCATCGAGATGAACCCGCGCGTCTCGCGCTCGTCGGCCTTGGCCTCCAAGGCGACCGGTTTCCCGATCGCCAAGATCGCCGCGAAACTCGCCGTCGGCTACACACTGGACGAGCTGGAGAACGACATCACCGGCGGTGCGACGCCGGCCTCGTTCGAGCCGAGCATCGACTATGTCGTCACCAAGATCCCGCGCTTTGCCTTCGAAAAATTCCCCGGTGCCGAGCCGGTGCTGACCACCGCCATGAAATCGGTCGGCGAAGTCATGGCCATTGGCCGCACATTCCAGGAATCGCTGCAGAAGGCGCTGCGCGGTCTCGAAACCGGCCTCACCGGCCTCGACGAGATCGAGATCCCCGGCCTCGGCCATGCCCTTGGCGACAGTCCGGACGACCGCAACGCCATCCGCGCCGCACTCGGCACGCCGACGCCGGACCGGCTGCGCATGGTGGCGCAGGCCATCCGCATGGGCACCTCGCTGGAAGACGTGCACGCCATGTGCAAGATCGACCCGTGGTTCCTCGAACAGATCGCCGGCATCGTTGCCATGGAGGCCCGCATCCGCGAGCACGGTATTCCGCAGGACGCCGTCAACCTGCGCATGCTGAAGGCCATGGGCTTCTCCGACGCCCGCCTCGCGTCGCTGACGAAGACCGACGCGGAAGTGATTCAGAAGATTCGCGAAAAACTCGACGTTCATCCAGTTTATAAGCGCATCGACACCTGTGCGGCCGAGTTCGCCTCGCCCACCGCCTACATGTACTCGACCTATGAAGTGCCCTTCGCCGGCAGCCTTGCCAACGAGGCGCATGTCTCGGACCGCAAGAAGGTCGTCATCCTCGGCGGCGGGCCGAACCGCATCGGCCAGGGCATCGAGTTCGACTATTGCTGCTGCCATGCCGCGTTCGCGCTGCGTGACGCCGGCTATGAAGCGATCATGATCAACTGCAACCCCGAGACGGTGTCGACCGACTACGACACCTCGGACCGGCTCTATTTCGAATCGCTGACGGCGGAAGACGTGCTGGAGATCCTGCGCACCGAGCAGACATCTGGCGAGCTGGTTGGCGTCATCGTCCAGTTCGGCGGCCAGACGCCGCTGAAGCTGGCGGATGCGCTGGAAAAGGCCGGCATCCCGATCCTCGGCACATCGCCCGACATGATCGATCTGGCCGAAGACCGCGACCGTTTCCAGAAGCTCTTGCACAAGCTCAACCTCAGCCAGCCGAAGAACGGCATTGCCTATTCGGTCGAGCAGGCCCGCCTCGTTGCCGGCGAACTCGGTTTCCCGCTGGTGGTGCGCCCGTCCTATGTGCTGGGCGGCCGCGCCATGCAGATCATCTACAACGAAGGCATGCTGCAGACCTACCTGCTCGACACCGTGCCCGGCCTGGTGCCGGAGGACATCAAGCAGAAATACCCCAACGACAAGACCGGCCAGATCAACACGCTGCTGGGCAAGAACCCGCTGCTGTTCGACACCTATCTCTCCGGCGCCATCGAGGTCGATGTCGACTGCCTCTGCGACGGCAAGGCGACATTTGTGTCAGGCATTCTGGAGCACATCGAGGAAGCCGGCATCCATTCCGGCGACAGTGCCTGCTCGCTGCCGGTGCACTCGCTGCCATCGGACTTGGTTGACGAGCTGGAGCGCCAGACGGCGGCCCTTGCCCGCGCGCTCAATGTCGGCGGCTTGATGAACGTGCAATACGCCATCAAGGACGGCACGGTCTATGTGCTGGAGGTCAACCCGCGCGCGTCACGCACCGTGCCCTTCGTCGCCAAGACCGTCGGACGTCCCATTGCGAAAATCGCCGCCCGCATCATGGCCGGCGAGACGCTGGAAGACGCCTTCGCCCATTACGGCCCCATGCCCGACCCCAGAAATCCCGGTCACATCGCGGTCAAGGAAGCGGTGTTCCCCTTCGCCCGCTTCCCCGGCGTCGACATCCTGCTTGGCCCGGAAATGCGCTCGACCGGCGAGGTCATGGGCCTCGACCGCGACTTCGCGCTCGCCTTCGCCAAGAGCCAGCTCGGCGCCGGCGTCGACCTGCCACGCTCCGGCACGCTGTTCGTCTCGGTGCGCGACGAGGACAAGGCCGGCATCTTGCCGGCGGTGAAGCGCCTCGCCGGCCTGGGCTTCAAGGTGCTGGCGACATCAGGCACGCAGCGCTTCCTGGCCGAAAACGGCGTCGACGCCCAGAAGATCAACAAGGTCCTGGAAGGCCGCCCCCACATCGAGGACGCGATCCGCAACCGCCAGGTGCAGATCGTCTTCAACACGACGGACGGCCAGAAGGCGGTGTCGGACTCCAAGTCGCTGCGGCGGGCAACGCTGATGCAGAAGGTGCCGTATTACACGACGCTGTCGGGTGCTGCGGCTGTGGCGGAAGCGATCGCGGCACTGAAGGCGGGGAGCCTCGAGGTGCGGCCGCTGCAGGAATATTTTGCTTAG
- a CDS encoding SH3 domain-containing protein: protein MRRTVTLRTTLQALIVAPVLLTALAASAEETPAIVSPTIVSIVTGLAPGDLLNIRAKPSPMGKTEARLPDGSSVNNLGCNDIDGHQWCKVQDIENPRVSGWTPARYLNPINPTAIVDAALSADTPSVANAGTIGGTAASAPVKEPSLATLPPDLTERLGGTGQVASPSVATIAMQDAYGLAFAAQENPMTGEIEDPTAEQEPARLPVPVPTQRPDQADATSAADTLTVARAEPQAALSAADAPSEIPCARYVGQPMVGCRTSVVHTDGNKAQVTVSWPDGGTRVISFDAGQPAGSDSPSDFRFTREGSLNMIRVGVSERFEITDAQALGD, encoded by the coding sequence ATGAGGCGCACGGTAACGTTACGGACGACGCTGCAGGCGCTGATTGTCGCCCCTGTGCTGCTGACCGCTTTGGCGGCCAGCGCCGAGGAGACGCCCGCTATCGTCTCCCCAACCATCGTTTCGATTGTCACGGGCCTGGCGCCGGGCGACCTGCTCAACATCCGCGCCAAGCCGTCGCCGATGGGCAAGACCGAGGCCCGCCTGCCCGATGGTTCGAGCGTCAACAACCTCGGCTGCAACGACATCGACGGCCACCAATGGTGCAAGGTCCAGGACATCGAGAATCCAAGAGTGAGCGGCTGGACCCCGGCGCGCTACCTGAACCCGATCAATCCGACAGCCATCGTGGATGCAGCACTTTCGGCGGACACGCCTTCTGTCGCCAATGCCGGGACAATCGGCGGAACCGCGGCATCTGCTCCTGTGAAGGAACCGTCCCTGGCGACGCTGCCGCCCGATTTGACGGAGCGCCTGGGTGGAACAGGCCAGGTGGCCAGCCCCTCCGTCGCGACGATAGCCATGCAGGATGCCTACGGCCTCGCCTTCGCGGCGCAGGAAAACCCGATGACCGGCGAGATCGAAGACCCGACGGCAGAGCAGGAGCCAGCCAGGTTGCCTGTACCGGTTCCGACGCAGAGGCCCGACCAGGCCGATGCCACATCGGCCGCCGACACCTTGACCGTCGCGCGAGCCGAGCCGCAGGCTGCCTTAAGCGCCGCCGACGCGCCAAGCGAAATCCCTTGCGCCCGCTATGTCGGCCAGCCGATGGTTGGCTGCCGGACGAGTGTCGTGCACACCGACGGCAATAAGGCCCAAGTCACCGTGAGCTGGCCCGATGGCGGCACGCGCGTCATTTCCTTCGATGCTGGACAGCCCGCCGGCTCGGACTCGCCCAGCGACTTCCGCTTCACCCGTGAAGGCAGCCTCAACATGATCCGCGTCGGCGTTTCCGAGCGCTTCGAGATCACGGACGCGCAGGCGCTTGGGGATTAG
- a CDS encoding metallophosphoesterase codes for MRIAVLADIHGNVLALDAVLEDLRQRGGADLTVNLGDSVSGPLWPRETMERLEALDLPTVRGNHDRRVAQDPANDEIWPSDLYAQQRLTPAQRKVLFAQPLTLEIVPGVIAFHARPDHDEKYLADAITDGQLVRAPLAAIRRRLKMLDPRYRIVLCGHSHRSELIRLPDGPVIFNPGSIGCPAYDDSTPPAHVSEQGSPHARYGIVTLGDTGQPDRFEAIAVDYDHEAAARQAEQAGRPEWAHGLRTGFMPG; via the coding sequence ATGCGCATTGCCGTCCTCGCTGATATCCATGGCAATGTGCTGGCCCTGGACGCCGTGCTGGAGGATTTGCGGCAGCGCGGCGGCGCCGATCTGACCGTCAATCTCGGCGACAGCGTTTCCGGTCCCCTGTGGCCCCGCGAAACCATGGAACGGCTGGAGGCGCTCGATCTGCCGACGGTGCGCGGCAACCACGACCGCCGCGTTGCGCAGGACCCCGCGAACGATGAGATATGGCCTTCGGATCTCTATGCGCAGCAGCGGCTGACACCGGCGCAGCGCAAGGTGCTTTTCGCCCAGCCGCTCACCTTGGAGATTGTGCCCGGCGTCATCGCCTTTCACGCCCGGCCCGACCATGACGAGAAATACCTAGCCGACGCGATAACCGACGGTCAGCTGGTGCGCGCGCCGCTGGCCGCCATCAGGCGCCGGCTGAAGATGCTAGACCCCCGATACCGCATCGTGCTGTGCGGCCACAGCCACCGCAGCGAGCTGATCCGCCTGCCCGATGGCCCGGTGATCTTCAATCCCGGCAGCATCGGCTGTCCCGCCTATGACGATTCGACACCACCGGCGCATGTTTCCGAGCAGGGCTCGCCACATGCCCGCTATGGCATCGTCACGCTGGGCGATACCGGCCAGCCCGACCGCTTCGAGGCCATCGCCGTCGACTACGACCACGAGGCGGCGGCCCGGCAGGCCGAACAGGCGGGACGCCCGGAATGGGCCCATGGGCTGCGGACCGGGTTCATGCCAGGTTGA
- a CDS encoding helix-turn-helix transcriptional regulator has product MTLPHPNADQISLPIVLGVLGDPTRLAIVRYLASKEGVPLNCSQFLDLCSKTNLSYHLAKLREAGVTRAEVVGTSRLITLRRADLDARFPGLLDSVVAAAGDDAALPMIGGHEAEKVQA; this is encoded by the coding sequence ATGACCTTGCCTCACCCCAATGCCGACCAGATCAGCCTGCCCATCGTGCTCGGCGTGCTCGGCGACCCGACGCGGCTTGCCATCGTGCGCTACCTCGCCAGCAAGGAAGGCGTGCCGCTGAACTGCAGCCAGTTCCTCGATCTCTGTTCGAAGACCAATCTCAGCTACCACCTGGCCAAGCTGCGCGAGGCCGGCGTCACCCGCGCCGAGGTGGTCGGCACCAGCCGGCTGATCACCTTGCGCCGCGCCGATCTCGACGCCCGCTTCCCAGGCCTGCTTGACAGCGTTGTTGCCGCTGCCGGCGATGACGCCGCGTTGCCGATGATCGGCGGCCACGAAGCCGAGAAGGTCCAGGCGTAG